In one Acomys russatus chromosome 15, mAcoRus1.1, whole genome shotgun sequence genomic region, the following are encoded:
- the Kprp gene encoding keratinocyte proline-rich protein → MCDQQQTQRCVPIPQCCVKGSSFGPSQFPHANNQVLVEVPCGMQILECAAPCPVQGSQAPGQSSATEVKGQAPCPSKTTKSKCQAPCQPKATQVKCQSKTTEVKCQPPCQTQVSCVQCQAPCQPQVAYVQVPQPVQTYYVDSAPVYYTETSYVEYPVSTYVPAPVPQPSHVYVECPSVGQGPGSFSAPCRYQGSYGSCTPQSQSWGTYSSCGPQPQSQASYSRCVPQFQSGPSYTNCGPQRQSQASYGSCTTEFQSRASYSNCSSQRRSGTSFRTCAPQCQPQGSYGSFTTQRRSQSTSRCLPPRQLQPSYRSCSPPRRFEPSYSGCLPSRCSSGSYNYCTPPRRSEPIYSSHCPPRGRPSGCSQRCGPRCRVEISSPCCPRQVSPQRCPVQIPPIRGRSQSCGRQPSWGVSCPDLRPRSEPRPLARSCGPLRLDRSPESSWQRCPVPAPRPCPRPEPCLSPEPCAPRPYPRPEPCPSPEPRPRPPLRRFSEPCLYPEPCPAPQPVPRPAPRPVPRPRPVHCEDPEPCLRPQPQPCPHPEPMPRPRPVHCENPEPFPRRQPCPHPEPLPRPVPCSSPEPCGERIRCPSPCSRPNPVPYHQELGCHESNPCHLDTEGPSCGPYSYSHRPGSNSSCGSGDVFSGSQGLGGCGDQGNTYGGRNSGAKGAYF, encoded by the coding sequence ATGTGTGACCAGCAGCAGACTCAGCGTTGTGTGCCGATCCCCCAGTGCTGTGTCAAGGGTTCCTCTTTTGGTCCCTCACAGTTTCCCCATGCCAACAACCAGGTCCTGGTGGAAGTTCCGTGCGGGATGCAAATTCTGGAATGCGCTGCACCGTGCCCAGTTCAGGGTTCCCAGGCTCCAGGCCAGTCCAGTGCCACTGAAGTGAAGGGCCAGGCTCCGTGCCCATCTAAGACCACCAAGAGTAAATGCCAGGCTCCCTGCCAACCAAAGGCCACTCAGGTGAAATGCCAGTCTAAGACCACTGAAGTTAAGTGCCAACCTCCCTGCCAGACTCAGGTTTCCTGTGTTCAGTGCCAGGCTCCATGCCAGCCTCAGGTTGCCTACGTCCAAGTCCCACAACCTGTTCAGACCTACTATGTAGATAGCGCTCCAGTGTATTATACAGAAACTAGTTATGTGGAGTATCCAGTTTCAACCTATGTACCTGCTCCAGTTCCTCAGCCTAGCCACGTTTATGTAGAATGTCCCTCAGTAGGCCAGGGCCCAGGAAGTTTCTCCGCTCCGTGCCGTTATCAGGGCTCCTACGGTAGCTGCACTCCTCAATCACAGTCGTGGGGTACTTACAGCAGCTGTGGTCCACAGCCTCAGTCTCAGGCTTCCTACAGTCGGTGTGTACCCCAATTCCAGTctgggccctcctacaccaaCTGCGGCCCCCAGCGCCAGTCACAGGCTTCCTATGGCAGCTGCACCACCGAGTTCCAGTCTCGGGCATCCTACAGCAACTGCTCCTCCCAGCGTCGGTCCGGGACTTCATTCAGAACCTGTGCACCTCAATGCCAGCCCCAGGGCTCCTACGGAAGCTTCACCACACAGCGTAGGTCTCAGAGCACCAGCCGGTGCCTCCCTCCTCGTCAGCTCCAGCCATCTTACCGCAGCTGCTCCCCACCAAGACGTTTTGAGCCCTCTTACAGCGGCTGCCTGCCATCCCGATGCTCCTCAGGCTCCTACAACTACTGCACTCCACCCCGCCGCTCAGAGCCCATCTACAGCAGTCACTGCCCTCCTCGGGGCCGCCCTTCAGGCTGTTCTCAAAGATGTGGACCCAGATGCCGGGtcgagatttcctccccctgctgCCCCAGGCAGGTTTCCCCGCAGAGGTGTCCTGTCCAGATTCCTCCCATCAGAGGAAGATCCCAGAGCTGTGGCCGGCAACCCTCTTGGGGTGTCTCCTGCCCGGATCTGAGGCCACGCTCAGAACCACGTCCACTCGCAAGGTCCTGTGGGCCACTGCGTCTTGATCGATCTCCAGAGTCATCATGGCAGCGGTGCCCAGTTCCTGCTCCACGTCCATGCCCACGCCCAGAGCCATGCCTAAGTCCAGAACCCTGCGCACCACGTCCATACCCACGCCCAGAGCCATGCCCAAGTCCAGAACCCCGCCCACGTCCTCCTCTGAGAAGATTTTCAGAACCCTGTCTGTATCCAGAACCATGCCCGGCTCCTCAACCAGTGCCACGTCCAGCGCCACGTCCAGTGCCACGTCCCCGTCCAGTTCACTGTGAGGATCCAGAGCCATGCCTGCGTCCACAGCCACAGCCGTGTCCACATCCAGAGCCAATGCCACGTCCTCGCCCGGTTCACTGTGAGAATCCAGAACCATTCCCACGCCGACAGCCCTGCCCTCATCCAGAGCCATTGCCACGTCCGGTGCCCTGCTCCAGCCCAGAGCCTTGTGGGGAGCGCATTCGCTGCCCCAGTCCCTGCTCTCGTCCCAATCCAGTTCCCTACCACCAAGAACTAGGCTGTCATGAATCTAACCCATGCCACCTGGATACTGAAGGCCCGAGCTGTGGCCCGTACAGCTACAGCCACCGGCCGGGGAGCAATAGCAGCTGTGGATCTGGTGACGTCTTTTCAGGGTCACAAGGTCTAGGTGGTTGTGGAGACCAAGGAAACACCTACGGTGGCAGGAACAGTGGGGCGAAGGGCGCCTACTTTTAA